In a genomic window of Sarcophilus harrisii chromosome 4, mSarHar1.11, whole genome shotgun sequence:
- the LOC100922738 gene encoding taste receptor type 2 member 7-like, translating to MHSHEEEMLLVLIAGVFLIGVLGNGFMALVNCIDWAKRKKLSAVDLIRVVLAISRISLLCTMKWKSFLVIFFQNGLIEDQRTVDFLWATSHISSIWFATCLSIFYFLRIANFSHPYFFWLKWRIKQVVCTLLVGPLFLSLISEFLLLEKMYYNRSFNGRNERNESQEVQVNKKQYFITQIGINFLNIPPFFLSVVSCFLLLLSLWKHTQRMQSKINASRDPSTMAHIRAMKATLFFLILLILYYIGIYITFKNFSTLSSIFGVVIMAFYPSGHTMILILWNSKLRLTALLVWGQMKCYLRGILGRW from the coding sequence ATGCACAGTCATGAAGAGGAAATGCTGTTGGTTCTAATAGCTGGAGTATTTCTAATAGGAGTTCTAGGGAATGGATTCATGGCACTGGTGAACTGTATTGACTGGGCCAAGAGAAAGAAACTATCAGCAGTTGATCTCATCCGGGTTGTCCTGGCCATCTCCAGAATTAGTCTGTTGTGCACAATGAAATGGAAGAGCTTtctagtcattttttttcagaatggatTAATTGAGGATCAAAGGACTGTGGATTTCTTATGGGCAACTTCCCACATTTCAAGTATTTGGTTTGCCACTTGCCTTAGCATTTTCTACTTCCTCAGGATTGCCAACTTCTCCCATCCTTATTTCTTCTGGTTGAAGTGGAGAATCAAGCAAGTGGTCTGCACACTTCTGGTGGggccccttttcctctccttgaTCAGTGAATTTCTACTATTGGAGAAAATGTACTATAATAGAAGCTTTAACGgtagaaatgagagaaatgaatCTCAAGAGGTCCAAGTGAATAAAAAACAATACTTTATTACACAGATTGGAATAAACTTTCTAaatattcctcccttctttctgtctGTTGTATCTTGTTTCCTGCTACTCCTGTCCTTGTGGAAGCACACCCAGAGAATGCAGTCCAAGATCaatgcctccagagaccccagtACAATGGCCCACATTCGAGCCATGAAAGCCacactcttctttctcattctcttgaTACTCTATTATATAGGCATCTACATCACTTTCAAAAACTTCTCAACATTAAGCTCCATTTTTGGTGTTGTAATAATGGCCTTTTATCCCTCAGGACACACAATGATACTTATTTTATGGAATAGCAAGCTGAGACTCACTGCCCTATTGGTGTGGGGGCAAATGAAATGCTATCTCAGAGGCatcctgggaagatggtag
- the LOC100919079 gene encoding taste receptor type 2 member 7-like has product MLNGEKIIMVLVAGEFLLGFLGNGFMVLVNGIDWIKSKKFATVDLILVHLAISRIGLLCTLISISSQLICCLAEFLVNKSQAVDIFWILTHLSSIWSGTSLSVFYFLKIANFSHPLFLWLKWRINQVVHMLQVGPFLIALFINLLLFTKTYNFTFNIENNTKAFPGLQMNGSQYITLQVIVNFLSLLPFTLSLFSFFSLILSLWRHTLQMKLNATESKDSSTEAHVRAMKATFCFLFLFILFNLSSSIAQWSHIIPNKKLAVMFGFPLMVLYPSGHSLILILYNSKLRQAALKMWWQVRCCLKRNK; this is encoded by the coding sequence ATGCTAAATGGGGAGAAAATCATAATGGTTCTGGTAGCTGGAGAGTTCCTATTGGGATTTTTAGGGAATGGATTCATGGTATTAGTAAATGGCATTGATTGGATCAAGAGCAAGAAGTTTGCAACAGTGGATCTCATCCTGGTACACTTGGCCATTTCTAGAATTGGTCTGTTATGCACATTAATATCGATTAGCTCTCAACTTATATGCTGTTTGGCTGAATTCCTGGTGAATAAATCTCAGGCTGTTGATATTTTCTGGATATTGACCCACCTTTCAAGTATTTGGTCTGGCACTTCCCTGAGTGTCTTCTATTTCCTGAAGATTGCCAACTTCTCCCACCCTCTCTTCCTCTGGCTGAAGTGGAGAATAAACCAAGTGGTTCACATGCTACAGGTGGGACCTTTCCTCATAGCTTTGTTTATTAACCTTTTACTATTCACAAAAACTTACAACTTTACATTCAATATAGAAAACAACACAAAAGCATTCCCAGGGCTCCAGATGAATGGAAGTCAATATATCACCCTGCAGGTTATTGTGAACTTCTTGAGTCTACTCCCCTTTACTTTGTctctgttctcatttttttccctcatcctctccctCTGGAGACACACTCTTCAGATGAAGCTCAATGCTACAGAATCCAAGGACTCTAGCACAGAGGCCCATGTTCGAGCCATGAAAGCAacattctgtttccttttcctctttatacTGTTCAACTTGAGTTCATCCATTGCCCAGTGGAGCCACATAATTCCAAACAAAAAACTAGCTGTGATGTTTGGATTCCCATTGATGGTCCTCTATCCCTCAGGCCATTCT
- the LOC100923000 gene encoding taste receptor type 2 member 7-like yields MLSNEEKIYMAVITGEFLLCFLVNGFIALVNCINWVKSKKLSSSDLILISLAISRIGLVCAIIWNSYSIVHSIDIVITGYIKIIHIFLILSHNSNIWFATVLSIFYFLKITNFSNSFFLWIKSRIDRMIFILLWGPLIPSLSISFPIMERMHYYHNNAFNRGKERNVSQEVQVSKSTFLMLQILLSFLNLIPFIISTISFSLLLLSLWRHTRQMQLHATGSRDPSTEAHVRAMKAVVSLLLFFLLYYLGFFFTYMINSQEKNNIAFMISMSIMLINPFGHSLILILWNNKLRKAALRMSWLIRCLERGSHLQTLWRIICHVLGRKKSA; encoded by the coding sequence ATGctaagtaatgaagaaaaaatctATATGGCTGTCATTACTGGTGAATTTCTATTGTGCTTTCTGGTAAATGGATTCATAGCTCTGGTGAATTGCATCAACTGGGTTAAGAGCAAGAAACTTTCATCAAGTGATCTCATCTTGATCAGCTTGGCCATTTCCAGAATTGGGTTGGTGTGTGCGATAATATGGAACAGCTATTCAATTGTACACTCTATTGATATAGTCATCACaggttatataaaaataattcatatcttTTTGATATTGAGTCACAATTCAAATATTTGGTTTGCCACTGTTCTCAGCATCTTCTATTTTCTGAAGATTACCAATTTCTccaattccttcttcctctggaTAAAAAGTAGGATTGATAGAATGATCTTCATTCTTCTTTGGGGGCCTTTGATTCCCTCTTTGTCTATTAGTTTTCCAATAATGGAGAGAATGCATTATTATCACAACAATGCATTTaataggggaaaggagagaaatgtgTCCCAGGAGGTCCAAGTGAGTAAAAGTACCTTCCTCATGCTACAGATTCTCTTAAGCTTTCTGAATCTTATTCCTTTCATAATCTCTACAATTTCATTCTCCctactccttctttccctgtgGAGACATACCCGACAGATGCAACTCCATGCAACTGGTTCCAGAGACCCTAGCACAGAAGCCCATGTTCGAGCCATGAAAGCTGTGGTTTCcttgcttctcttctttttattgtactacCTAGGTTTCTTTTTCACCTACATGATCAACTCACAGGAAAAGAATAATATTGCTTTCATGATAAGCATGTCAATCATGTTGATCAATCCTTTTGGGCACTCATTGATCTTGATTCTTTGGAACAACAAGCTGAGAAAGGCTGCCCTGAGGATGTCATGGTTGATAAGGTGCTTGGAGAGAGGAAGTCATCTACAAACCCTTTGGAGGATAATCTGCCATGTTCTAGGGAGAAAGAAGTCAGCATAG